CGGCGTGGTCGCGAACGTGGACCGGCGGTCCCTGGTGGCGCTCGACGGCGGGACGCTCGCTGACGGCGAGTTCCGCGAAGACGACGGCGGTGTCGTCTGCGATCGCCGTCGCCCGGAAGACATCGAATCCGCGGTCGTCCAGCCCCTGCGTGATTCCGTCGAGAGACTTCTGGAGTTGCGGATAGAGCTGATCCTCGACGAGGTCGGGCGCTTCGAATCGGATCGCCACGGGAGTCGTCCCTCGGCCGTCGAGATGTTCACGGAGTTCTGATTCGGCCAACGGCTCCGGCTCGTCGGACTCGAAGCGGTCGAGTTGTGGCGCCTCGAGGAGTTCGCGGGCGTAGTGTTGGAACCGGGCGACGTTCGCCGCCGAGCAGACGGCGGCGACGTTGCGTTCCGGGTCGGTGGGATCGATGACGATCAGCGGATCGTCGAACGGGAGGTCGGCGTCGCCGACCGCTGCATCCCGAGACGAGTTCGCCGTCTCGCTCGCATACCCGTGATCCTCGGGATCGAGGATGACCGGTGGATGCCAATCGGCCGCGGCCTCGATCAGCGACCGGAAGCCACCGTACTCACAGACGAGCAGCTCCGTGAGGTAGCCGCTGAACCCACGGGTTCGGAGATCGCTCCCGTAGGCCCCGATCCCCTTCAGGAACTGTTTCGTAACGCGGACGTCTCCGGCGAGGTCGTCGTTCAGTCGCTCTCGAAGGTACTGCG
This portion of the Natrinema salinisoli genome encodes:
- the cca gene encoding CCA tRNA nucleotidyltransferase, whose amino-acid sequence is MSEEDDESDDRDGNRDLERVVAEVRDRVDPKADERARLREVADRLMDRAEAAATERCAGADVLQVGSTARNTWISGDRDIDIFVRFPPELDRETLEEYGLAVGHATLPDGHEEYAEHPYVKGEIDGFDIDVVPCFRLESATEIRSAVDRTPFHTQYLRERLNDDLAGDVRVTKQFLKGIGAYGSDLRTRGFSGYLTELLVCEYGGFRSLIEAAADWHPPVILDPEDHGYASETANSSRDAAVGDADLPFDDPLIVIDPTDPERNVAAVCSAANVARFQHYARELLEAPQLDRFESDEPEPLAESELREHLDGRGTTPVAIRFEAPDLVEDQLYPQLQKSLDGITQGLDDRGFDVFRATAIADDTAVVFAELAVSERPAVERHQGPPVHVRDHAVGFYDTYADDPAAYGPFIEANRYVTEREREFTTAREFLESDRLFDVGLGAHVETALEDGYEVLVDEDVTGLLEEFGTDLAAYFEPHP